GACCCGCGTCGGCGCCACCCAGGGCCGCGGACGCTACGACCGCCACACCAGGCGCGACCAGCCCATAAAGGACATCTGGCTCCGCCCCCTGCGGAAGGACTGGCACCGAACTCTCAACCGGTGATACCATGCTCCTCCGTATCCCCTTGGTCCGTCATCACCCGCTGAACGAACGAAAACGGCGTGCCGAAAAGGCGAAAAACGAGCCGTAAGCGCGCCGGAAGCGACTGAAGTCAAACTCAGGGGCAATTAAAGCGCACCGGTGGCGACGATGCAAGCGCTAGCGGAAGGAAAAATCGGGTGATAACTTTCAGTAATACAATGAGTTATGGTACTCCTGCGCACCTCTGTGTATCCCCGTGTACCTGAGACGTTCCGAGTAATATCAGTGATGCCCCTAATCGACACCAATGTGATCTCCGAACTTCGAAAGCGGCAGCGAGCCAATCCTCTCGTGCTCGATTGGTTCCGGAACCACGAGCCACGGGAAATCTTCCTTAGTGTCTTGACGTTGGGCGAATTGCGGCACGGCATGGAACGCGTCCGCCGTCGAGATCCCAAGGCAGCCATTGCCCTGGGCCGCTGGATGGACGATATTCTTCGCAGTTTCACGGACCGCATTCTGGATGTGGATCGAGCGATTGCGGATCGTTGGGGTCGTCTTGGCATCCCTGACCCGGTGCCGGATGTCGATGGACTGATCGCCGCCACTGCTTTGGAGCACGATCTCATCGTAGTGACGCGCAACGTGAAGCACGTCGCCCCGACGGGTGCTCGATACTTTAACCCCTTCGAGGGGCACTCGACCCCTTGAGCCGCGATGTCGTACGGCCCACCCGAGATTGCGTGGCTTGTGTCTGTTGACCACGCGAGAGCGCAAAAAGGTTCACTGGACGCTCGGAACTCGATTGTCTATATTGAGTCACTCACCACAAAGAGTCAGTTCATCACACACATTTCAGGGAGGCATTTCTATGGCTGGCAACGGAAAAGAGAAGTGGCAGGAGCCCACGGGCGAGATGCAGAAGGCGGGCTACGGGAAGTTCCTGCGGCCCAACACGGCCTATGACACTTTCATGGAAGAGCAGGAGATCCCCATCTACCGGGACATCGGGGTGGAGAAGGTCCAGAACCTGCCCAGGAAGATGTGGAAGCGGCTCGGAGGCAACGCCAGCTTCATCCAGCTCCTGGGGACCGAGGGCCTTTGGGGCTCATACGTGGTGGAGGTTCCGGGCGCCGGCGCGCTGAACGAGGAAAAGCATCTTTACGAAGAGCAGTACTTCGTGGTGGAGGGGCGCGGCACCACCGAGGTGTGGGCGGAGGGCAGCA
This genomic stretch from Deltaproteobacteria bacterium harbors:
- a CDS encoding type II toxin-antitoxin system VapC family toxin; translated protein: MPLIDTNVISELRKRQRANPLVLDWFRNHEPREIFLSVLTLGELRHGMERVRRRDPKAAIALGRWMDDILRSFTDRILDVDRAIADRWGRLGIPDPVPDVDGLIAATALEHDLIVVTRNVKHVAPTGARYFNPFEGHSTP